The following proteins are encoded in a genomic region of Alistipes shahii WAL 8301:
- the rfbB gene encoding dTDP-glucose 4,6-dehydratase, which produces MKRNILITGGAGFIGSHVVRLFVGKYPDCRIVNLDRLTYAGNLANLRDVENRPNYTFVKGDICDYDAMRSLFAEYDIDGVIHLAAESHVDRSIRDPFTFAWTNVMGTLTLLQAAREHWNGTWEGRRFHHISTDEVYGALPFDGTLFTEQTRYDPHSPYSASKASSDHFVRAFHDTYGFPAVVTNCSNNYGPYQFPEKLIPLFINNIRHEKPLPVYGRGENIRDWLYVEDHARAIDTIFHRGRDGETYNIGGFNEWRNIDLIRVIIRTVDRLLGRPEGASEKLITYVTDRAGHDLRYAIDSRKLKEELGWEPSLQFEEGIEKTVRWYLANQEWMDDITSGEYERYYQEMYTGR; this is translated from the coding sequence ATGAAACGCAATATCCTGATCACCGGCGGCGCCGGATTCATCGGCTCGCACGTCGTGCGGCTGTTCGTCGGGAAATACCCCGACTGTCGGATCGTAAACCTCGACCGCCTGACCTACGCCGGCAACCTCGCGAACCTGCGGGACGTCGAGAACCGTCCGAACTACACGTTCGTCAAAGGCGACATCTGCGACTACGACGCCATGCGCAGCCTCTTCGCGGAGTACGACATAGACGGGGTGATCCATCTCGCGGCCGAAAGCCACGTCGACCGCTCGATCCGCGATCCGTTCACTTTCGCGTGGACCAACGTGATGGGGACGCTGACGCTGTTGCAGGCCGCACGGGAGCATTGGAACGGCACATGGGAAGGCAGACGCTTCCACCACATCTCGACCGACGAGGTCTACGGGGCGCTGCCGTTCGACGGGACGCTCTTCACCGAGCAGACCCGCTACGACCCCCACTCGCCCTACTCGGCGTCGAAAGCCTCGTCGGACCATTTCGTACGGGCGTTCCACGACACGTACGGATTCCCGGCCGTGGTGACGAACTGTTCGAACAACTACGGGCCTTATCAGTTTCCCGAGAAGCTCATACCGCTGTTCATCAACAACATCCGCCACGAAAAGCCGCTTCCGGTCTACGGCCGGGGCGAAAACATCCGCGACTGGCTCTACGTCGAGGACCACGCCCGGGCCATCGACACGATATTCCACCGGGGACGCGACGGCGAGACGTACAACATCGGCGGTTTCAACGAGTGGCGGAACATCGACCTGATCCGGGTGATCATCCGGACGGTGGACCGCCTGCTGGGACGGCCCGAAGGGGCTTCGGAGAAGCTGATCACCTACGTCACCGACCGGGCCGGGCACGACCTGCGCTACGCCATCGACTCGCGCAAACTCAAGGAGGAGCTGGGCTGGGAACCTTCGCTGCAATTCGAGGAGGGCATCGAGAAGACCGTGCGGTGGTACCTCGCCAACCAGGAGTGGATGGACGACATCACCTCGGGGGAATACGAGCGGTACTATCAGGAAATGTATACCGGGCGGTAG
- a CDS encoding DUF5686 family protein, which yields MAQRTLIFLAGLLWAAGASAQTTRVRGQVTDAADGKPLQFVSVVFPGTTTGITTDEQGIYALETRDTVSRVQASMVGYATRTLPLTPGTFNHVDFALEAVEFGIGQVVITPGENPAYPILDGVIRNKPLNDPERYDTYSCRTYTKMELDLTNIRPQFRSRRLQRNFGFVFDYVDTSALTGQAYLPAMISESTADLYRSSRPAFKREVIRASRISGVEDNFAAAQFTGGMHGDVNFYDNFIDIFNVRFASPLSDGGRAFYNYFLVDSMVTEGRKIYKIRFHPKRLTTPVLDGEVNIDSASYALQSASARMPKGVNVNWIRHLMLDNENRPADKGRWFRVRDRVSAEFSVSTADSSKLTSFIGTREVAYSDVRIGEPIPDEVLRMDNNVVVRDEEPGHRREEFWEQVRPYSLSEKEKGIYAMVDSVQHVPLYRNIYTLINTVIVGYWNTKYIGIGPYYKLASFNKLEGFRMQLGGRTTTEVSRTVRVGGYVAYGTRDEDVKGGGSVEVAFNRHLTRKLTLTARHDVMQLGAGQNALTESNILSSILSRGDQRLSMVNRGEAVYEHEWCHGVSTFAGARMQRIFANRYVPMLRPDGVPVNSVSDAAVHVGLRLSKNETVYRMPFDKQSMGSVYPILTLGFSAGIPDALHGSYEYYRLEGGIRYRPELPPVGYSDITVQGGRIFGKVPYQLLKLHEGNGTYFYDPYAFSCMNFYEFASDAWVSWFWEHHFNGVLLGRLPLIKKLKWREVLVCKGVWGTLSRENNGSTAGTQADLLFPAGMTSVSDPYVEAGFGVENIFRLFRVDCIWRLTHRSPKPGQEIQNFAVNLSLQLKF from the coding sequence ATGGCGCAACGGACACTCATATTTCTGGCAGGACTTCTCTGGGCCGCAGGCGCTTCGGCGCAGACCACGCGCGTGCGCGGGCAGGTGACCGACGCCGCGGACGGAAAGCCCCTGCAATTCGTCAGCGTCGTATTCCCCGGAACCACGACGGGAATCACCACCGACGAGCAGGGAATCTACGCCCTCGAAACCCGCGACACCGTGAGCCGCGTGCAGGCCTCGATGGTCGGTTACGCCACACGGACCCTGCCGCTGACGCCCGGAACCTTCAACCACGTGGATTTCGCCCTCGAAGCCGTGGAGTTCGGCATCGGGCAGGTGGTCATCACCCCCGGTGAAAACCCCGCCTACCCCATTCTCGACGGCGTGATCCGCAACAAGCCGCTGAACGACCCCGAGCGGTACGACACGTACAGCTGCCGCACCTACACCAAGATGGAGCTGGACCTCACGAACATTAGGCCGCAGTTCCGGAGCCGCCGTCTCCAGCGCAACTTCGGGTTCGTCTTCGATTACGTCGACACCTCGGCGCTCACGGGCCAGGCCTATCTCCCGGCGATGATCTCCGAGTCCACGGCCGACCTCTACCGCAGCAGCCGTCCGGCATTCAAGCGCGAGGTGATCCGCGCCAGCCGCATCTCGGGCGTCGAGGACAACTTCGCCGCGGCCCAGTTCACGGGAGGCATGCACGGCGACGTGAATTTCTACGACAACTTCATCGACATCTTCAACGTGCGCTTCGCCAGCCCGCTCTCCGACGGGGGACGCGCGTTCTACAACTATTTCCTGGTGGACAGCATGGTGACCGAGGGGCGCAAGATCTACAAAATCCGCTTCCATCCCAAGCGCCTCACCACCCCGGTGCTCGACGGAGAGGTCAACATCGACTCGGCGTCCTACGCCCTCCAGTCGGCCTCGGCGCGCATGCCCAAGGGCGTGAACGTCAACTGGATCAGGCACCTGATGCTCGACAACGAGAACCGTCCGGCGGACAAGGGCCGCTGGTTTCGCGTCCGCGACCGCGTGTCGGCGGAATTCTCCGTCTCGACGGCCGATTCGTCGAAACTCACCTCGTTCATCGGCACGCGCGAGGTGGCTTACAGCGACGTGCGCATCGGCGAGCCGATCCCCGACGAGGTGCTGCGCATGGACAACAACGTCGTGGTGCGCGACGAGGAACCCGGGCACCGCCGGGAGGAGTTCTGGGAGCAGGTGCGCCCTTACAGTTTGAGCGAAAAGGAGAAAGGCATCTACGCAATGGTCGACTCGGTGCAGCACGTGCCACTGTACCGCAACATCTACACCCTCATCAACACAGTGATCGTCGGCTACTGGAATACAAAATACATCGGCATCGGTCCCTACTACAAACTGGCCAGCTTCAACAAGCTGGAAGGCTTCCGCATGCAGCTGGGCGGGCGCACGACGACCGAAGTGAGCCGCACGGTGCGCGTCGGGGGCTACGTGGCCTACGGCACGCGCGACGAGGACGTGAAGGGCGGCGGCAGCGTCGAGGTGGCCTTCAACCGCCACCTCACGCGCAAACTGACCCTCACGGCACGGCACGACGTGATGCAGCTCGGCGCCGGGCAGAACGCGCTGACCGAGAGCAACATCCTCTCGTCGATACTCTCGCGCGGCGACCAGCGGCTCTCGATGGTCAACCGCGGCGAGGCGGTCTACGAACACGAGTGGTGTCACGGCGTGAGCACCTTCGCCGGCGCGCGCATGCAGCGCATCTTCGCCAACCGTTACGTGCCGATGCTGCGGCCCGACGGTGTGCCCGTCAACTCGGTTTCCGACGCCGCGGTGCACGTCGGCCTGCGGCTCTCGAAAAACGAAACGGTCTACCGCATGCCCTTCGACAAGCAGTCGATGGGTTCGGTCTACCCCATCCTGACGCTCGGATTCTCGGCGGGGATTCCCGACGCGCTGCACGGCAGCTACGAATACTACCGCCTCGAAGGCGGCATCCGCTACCGTCCGGAACTGCCGCCCGTGGGGTATTCGGACATCACGGTGCAGGGCGGGCGCATCTTCGGCAAGGTCCCCTACCAACTGCTCAAACTCCACGAGGGCAACGGCACCTATTTCTACGATCCCTACGCCTTCTCGTGCATGAATTTCTACGAGTTCGCCTCCGACGCATGGGTGTCGTGGTTCTGGGAGCACCACTTCAACGGCGTGCTGCTGGGCCGCCTGCCGCTGATCAAAAAGCTGAAATGGCGCGAGGTGCTGGTCTGCAAGGGCGTGTGGGGCACGCTTTCGCGCGAAAACAACGGGTCGACGGCCGGAACGCAGGCCGACCTTCTCTTCCCCGCGGGCATGACCTCGGTGTCGGACCCCTATGTCGAGGCCGGATTCGGCGTGGAGAACATCTTCAGGCTCTTCCGCGTGGACTGCATCTGGCGGCTCACACACCGAAGTCCCAAACCCGGACAGGAGATTCAGAACTTCGCCGTCAATTTAAGCCTGCAACTCAAATTCTGA
- the ybaK gene encoding Cys-tRNA(Pro) deacylase: protein MAHPKVEKTNAARLLDRAKIAYELVPYRVDEEHLAATHVAEQLGEDIATVFKTLVLKGDRTGYFVCVVPGDHEVDLKAAAKISANKKADLIPMKELLPVTGYIRGGCSPIGMKKAFPTYIHATAAGLPFIYVSAGVRGLQLKVAPSDLAACVRATFAEISRKG, encoded by the coding sequence ATGGCACATCCCAAAGTCGAAAAGACGAATGCCGCGCGGCTGCTCGACCGCGCGAAGATCGCATACGAACTGGTTCCGTACCGGGTGGACGAAGAGCACCTCGCCGCGACGCACGTCGCCGAACAGCTGGGCGAGGATATAGCGACCGTTTTCAAGACCCTCGTTCTGAAGGGCGACCGTACGGGCTATTTCGTCTGCGTCGTGCCCGGCGACCACGAAGTGGACCTGAAAGCCGCGGCGAAGATCTCCGCCAACAAGAAGGCCGATCTGATTCCGATGAAGGAGCTGCTGCCCGTGACGGGCTACATCCGCGGGGGCTGTTCGCCGATCGGCATGAAAAAGGCCTTTCCGACCTACATCCACGCCACGGCTGCCGGCCTGCCTTTCATCTATGTCAGTGCGGGAGTGCGGGGGCTGCAACTCAAGGTCGCCCCTTCGGACCTGGCGGCCTGCGTCCGGGCGACGTTCGCCGAGATCAGCCGCAAAGGGTAG
- a CDS encoding SDR family NAD(P)-dependent oxidoreductase, whose protein sequence is MISSRQRKYALVTGASSGIGREYAAQLAAKGYDLVMAGNRNEENRAAAREIAARYGVRTLPLCMDLSEPDAAVKLHAETSARGIEIGVLVCNAGVLLFGPLAAAPPERIGRIVTLHCTTPALLCRLYGEEMRRRGEGYILVMSSATAWMPYPTIAAYAATKSFLRTFARSLNFEFRKYGVRVTGVFPGAVDTPLYDLDAACRRRLLRWGVMSAPQEVAQHGLRALFRGRSSCIPGVFTKICVCVCRLVPAWLMRCVLRIPAVARLF, encoded by the coding sequence ATGATCTCCTCCCGGCAGCGAAAATACGCATTGGTGACCGGCGCTTCATCGGGAATCGGCCGCGAATATGCCGCGCAGCTGGCGGCAAAAGGGTATGATTTGGTAATGGCGGGCAATCGCAACGAAGAGAATCGCGCCGCGGCCCGGGAAATTGCGGCGCGTTACGGCGTGCGCACGCTGCCGCTCTGCATGGACCTTTCGGAACCGGATGCCGCCGTGAAACTCCATGCCGAAACCTCGGCGCGCGGCATCGAAATCGGGGTGCTCGTCTGCAATGCGGGCGTCCTGCTGTTCGGTCCGCTGGCCGCAGCCCCGCCCGAACGCATCGGCCGCATCGTCACGCTCCATTGCACGACGCCCGCGCTGCTGTGCCGTCTCTACGGGGAGGAGATGCGGCGACGGGGCGAGGGGTATATCCTCGTGATGTCGTCGGCGACGGCGTGGATGCCTTATCCGACGATTGCGGCCTATGCCGCGACGAAAAGTTTCCTGCGCACCTTCGCCCGGTCGCTGAATTTCGAGTTCCGCAAATACGGCGTCCGCGTGACGGGTGTTTTCCCGGGGGCGGTCGATACGCCGCTGTACGATCTGGACGCCGCCTGCCGCCGCCGGCTGCTTCGCTGGGGCGTCATGTCTGCGCCGCAGGAGGTGGCGCAACATGGCCTCCGGGCCTTGTTCCGGGGCCGTAGCAGCTGCATTCCGGGTGTTTTCACGAAAATCTGCGTCTGTGTCTGCCGGCTGGTTCCGGCGTGGCTGATGCGGTGCGTGCTGCGTATTCCCGCCGTCGCCCGGCTGTTTTAG
- a CDS encoding HAD family hydrolase encodes MKKAAIFDMDGTLVANSPVHIRAFEIFCARYGVTDWREKLANGFGMGNDDIMRLVMPEEVIREKGLAALADEKEAIYREIYAPDIRPVEGLKELLERLRAAGIPCAVGSSGCKANVDFVLDSCAIRPYFDAAISGDMVSRCKPDPEIYLTAAAALGVSPADCVIFEDARAGFEAARRAGAGRIVALTTTLPREELEREPQADRIIDSFADIDDIGALLA; translated from the coding sequence ATGAAGAAAGCAGCTATATTCGACATGGACGGCACGCTGGTCGCCAACTCCCCGGTACACATCCGGGCCTTCGAAATCTTTTGCGCCCGCTACGGCGTCACCGACTGGAGAGAGAAACTCGCCAACGGGTTCGGCATGGGCAACGACGACATCATGCGGCTGGTGATGCCCGAGGAGGTGATCCGCGAAAAGGGCCTCGCGGCGCTGGCCGACGAGAAGGAAGCCATCTACCGCGAAATATACGCCCCGGACATCCGCCCGGTGGAAGGGCTGAAGGAGTTGCTCGAACGGCTCCGTGCGGCGGGGATTCCGTGCGCCGTGGGTTCGTCGGGATGCAAGGCCAACGTAGATTTCGTGCTCGACAGCTGTGCGATCCGGCCTTATTTCGATGCGGCGATCTCGGGCGACATGGTGTCGCGCTGCAAACCCGACCCGGAGATCTACCTCACGGCGGCTGCGGCGCTGGGCGTTTCGCCCGCCGACTGCGTGATCTTCGAGGATGCGCGAGCGGGATTCGAAGCAGCGAGGCGGGCCGGCGCAGGCCGGATCGTGGCCCTCACGACCACTCTGCCGCGCGAAGAGCTGGAGCGCGAACCGCAGGCCGACCGGATCATCGACTCATTCGCCGACATCGACGACATCGGCGCCCTGCTGGCCTAA